One segment of Methanoculleus taiwanensis DNA contains the following:
- a CDS encoding 3-dehydroquinate synthase II, with protein sequence MKIFWVDIRPWDKDLATTAIESGADALVVDRAEDLRELARTTAIAPGGDLVPGEDVFEVAIVDKESEEEAVRLSRKGYVIVSTGDWTVIPLENLVAASDRIIAAVTSRAEAEIALTVLERGVAGILLKTRDPAVIREVASLVSASGGSTALIPFTVTGIRPVGMGDRVCVDTCSLLADGQGMLVGNTSSAFLLVHPETLENPYVAPRPFRVNAGAVHAYIMLPGGKTAYLADLKVGDHVAVAERGGRTTDAVVGRVKIERRPLLLVEAESGDARVGLILQNAETIRLVAEDGGAISVVDLKEGDRILGSATEGGRHFGIAVKETILEK encoded by the coding sequence ATGAAGATCTTCTGGGTCGATATCCGGCCGTGGGATAAGGATCTTGCCACGACCGCCATCGAGAGCGGTGCGGATGCCCTCGTGGTCGACCGTGCGGAAGACCTCCGCGAACTTGCCCGGACGACGGCGATCGCCCCGGGCGGCGACCTTGTCCCCGGGGAAGATGTCTTCGAGGTCGCGATCGTGGACAAGGAGAGTGAAGAGGAGGCGGTCAGGCTCTCGCGGAAGGGATACGTGATCGTCAGCACCGGGGACTGGACGGTGATCCCGCTCGAGAATCTGGTCGCGGCGTCCGATCGTATCATCGCGGCCGTGACGAGCCGTGCCGAAGCGGAGATCGCGCTGACCGTCCTTGAGCGCGGTGTTGCGGGAATTCTGCTGAAGACCCGCGATCCGGCCGTCATCCGTGAAGTCGCATCGCTGGTATCCGCCTCCGGGGGGAGCACCGCCCTCATTCCTTTCACCGTCACCGGCATCCGGCCGGTCGGGATGGGCGACCGGGTCTGCGTCGATACCTGCTCGCTCCTCGCAGACGGGCAGGGAATGCTCGTCGGGAACACCTCCTCTGCCTTCCTGCTCGTGCACCCGGAGACGCTCGAGAACCCCTACGTGGCACCCCGGCCGTTCCGTGTCAACGCCGGTGCTGTCCATGCCTACATCATGCTTCCCGGCGGGAAGACGGCGTACCTCGCCGACCTGAAGGTCGGAGACCACGTCGCGGTCGCGGAACGCGGCGGCAGGACGACCGATGCGGTGGTCGGGCGGGTGAAGATTGAACGCCGGCCGCTCCTCCTCGTCGAGGCCGAGTCAGGCGACGCCCGCGTCGGCCTGATCCTCCAGAACGCCGAGACGATACGCCTCGTCGCCGAGGACGGCGGTGCGATCTCGGTCGTCGACCTCAAAGAGGGCGACCGGATCCTCGGGTCGGCGACGGAGGGCGGCCGCCACTTCGGGATCGCGGTGAAGGAGACGATCCTTGAGAAGTGA
- the aroA gene encoding 3-phosphoshikimate 1-carboxyvinyltransferase yields MDVNISRSPVVDVTFSAPPSKSYTHRALIAASLAAGRSRICRPLDAEDTRLTARALRSLGVPVDWGDNEIVIDGTGGALPGGDPVTLDLGNSGTSLRLLSSIALVSPRPVVLTGNRRMLERPLGPLVEALRALGGEVAYLGRSGYPPIRVEGRFSGGTAAVDASMSSQFISSILMAGPSADGDVELKVPEMPASRSYLDVTVDVMEAFGATVGRDGYTRFRVRRGTRYTGREYTVEGDYSSASYFFAVAAICGGTVRVNCLSPASVQGDRRFLDALEAMGCLVAASGDTVTVTREDELFGITIDMSSAPDTVQTLAVVAATAATPTTITGVGHLQYKESDRVRVTAENLQRMGAGVSVGADRITITPAPLHGVTVNPVDDHRTAMSFAVLGLGVGGMTIRDAECVGKSFPGFWDALRGAGLL; encoded by the coding sequence ATGGACGTAAACATCTCCCGGAGTCCCGTGGTGGACGTTACCTTCTCTGCTCCGCCCTCGAAGAGCTATACTCACCGGGCGCTGATCGCCGCCTCGCTCGCTGCGGGCCGGAGCCGGATCTGCCGCCCGCTCGACGCCGAGGATACCCGCCTGACCGCCCGGGCGCTCCGGAGCCTCGGCGTCCCGGTCGACTGGGGTGACAACGAGATCGTCATCGACGGAACCGGCGGGGCGCTTCCGGGCGGAGATCCGGTCACGCTCGATCTCGGCAACTCCGGGACGAGTCTCCGGCTCCTCTCCTCGATAGCCCTCGTCTCGCCGCGTCCGGTGGTGCTCACCGGGAACCGGCGGATGCTGGAACGGCCTCTCGGACCGCTCGTCGAGGCGCTCCGTGCCCTTGGCGGCGAGGTCGCGTACCTCGGGAGATCCGGCTATCCCCCGATACGGGTCGAGGGGCGCTTCTCCGGCGGGACGGCCGCCGTCGATGCGAGTATGAGCAGCCAGTTCATATCCTCGATCCTGATGGCCGGACCCTCCGCCGACGGCGACGTCGAGCTCAAAGTCCCGGAGATGCCTGCATCCCGCTCGTACCTCGACGTGACGGTCGACGTCATGGAGGCGTTCGGCGCCACGGTCGGGCGGGATGGGTATACGCGGTTCCGGGTGCGGCGCGGCACCCGCTACACCGGCAGGGAGTACACCGTCGAGGGCGACTACTCGTCGGCCTCCTACTTCTTCGCCGTTGCAGCGATCTGCGGCGGCACCGTCCGCGTAAACTGCCTCTCCCCCGCGTCGGTGCAGGGCGACCGGCGGTTCCTCGACGCGCTCGAAGCGATGGGGTGCCTCGTTGCGGCATCGGGCGATACGGTGACCGTCACGCGGGAGGACGAACTCTTCGGCATCACCATCGATATGTCCTCCGCGCCTGATACGGTCCAGACCCTCGCGGTCGTGGCGGCCACGGCAGCGACGCCGACGACGATCACCGGGGTCGGGCACCTGCAGTACAAGGAGAGCGACCGCGTCCGGGTCACGGCAGAGAACCTGCAGAGGATGGGGGCCGGCGTCTCGGTCGGCGCCGACCGGATCACCATCACCCCCGCCCCGCTGCACGGCGTGACGGTCAACCCGGTCGACGATCACAGGACTGCCATGAGCTTCGCCGTCCTCGGCCTCGGGGTCGGGGGGATGACGATCCGGGATGCGGAGTGCGTCGGCAAGTCGTTCCCCGGGTTCTGGGACGCCCTCAGAGGAGCGGGGCTGCTATGA
- a CDS encoding chorismate synthase has protein sequence MNTFGRNFRVTTFGESHGKALGAVIDGCPAGIALTEADIQPCLDRRRPGTSSLVSPRREADRVEILSGTFEGVTTGTPIALVVYNRNQESGDYDALRDIFRPGHADYSYTAKYGIRDHRGGGRSSGRETLSRVAAGAVAAKCLERYGIGVAGRISEIHGKTTPEGMEEAIRTARQEGDSVGGIVEVVVSGCPAGLGDPVFAKLDALIAAALMGIGAVKGVEIGAGFAAARMRGSENNDPITPDGFAGNNAGGILGGISTGQPIVARIAVKPTPSIEMEQATIDTGGDERKIRIGGRHDPCIAVRIVPVAECMTALVILDALLEQEKYRGFSARKE, from the coding sequence ATGAATACGTTTGGGAGAAACTTTCGGGTAACGACCTTCGGCGAAAGCCACGGAAAGGCGCTCGGCGCCGTCATCGACGGCTGCCCCGCCGGTATCGCCCTCACCGAGGCGGATATCCAACCCTGCCTCGACAGGAGGAGGCCGGGGACGAGCAGCCTGGTCTCCCCCAGGAGAGAGGCGGACAGAGTCGAGATCCTCTCCGGCACCTTCGAGGGCGTCACGACCGGGACGCCGATCGCTCTCGTCGTCTACAACCGGAATCAGGAGTCCGGCGACTACGACGCGCTCCGCGATATCTTCCGCCCCGGCCACGCCGACTACTCGTACACCGCGAAGTACGGTATCCGCGACCACCGGGGAGGCGGACGGAGTTCCGGCCGGGAGACGCTCTCCCGCGTCGCGGCAGGCGCGGTTGCGGCAAAATGCCTCGAGCGCTACGGGATCGGTGTTGCCGGGCGGATCTCTGAGATCCACGGAAAGACCACTCCCGAAGGGATGGAAGAGGCGATCCGCACCGCACGGCAGGAGGGTGACTCCGTCGGCGGGATCGTGGAGGTCGTCGTCTCCGGGTGTCCGGCGGGGCTCGGCGATCCGGTCTTTGCGAAGCTCGACGCACTGATCGCCGCCGCCCTTATGGGCATCGGTGCGGTGAAGGGCGTCGAGATCGGAGCCGGGTTCGCCGCAGCACGGATGCGCGGGAGCGAGAACAACGATCCGATCACCCCTGACGGGTTCGCCGGCAATAACGCCGGCGGGATCCTCGGTGGGATCAGCACCGGTCAGCCGATCGTGGCAAGGATCGCCGTCAAGCCCACGCCCTCGATCGAGATGGAGCAGGCGACGATCGATACGGGCGGAGACGAGCGGAAGATACGGATCGGCGGTCGTCACGACCCCTGCATCGCCGTGCGGATCGTGCCGGTCGCCGAGTGCATGACGGCGCTCGTGATCCTCGACGCTCTCCTTGAGCAGGAGAAGTACCGCGGGTTCTCCGCAAGAAAAGAGTGA
- a CDS encoding 2-amino-3,7-dideoxy-D-threo-hept-6-ulosonate synthase translates to MIGKEIRLERIMNRNTGRSVIIPMDHGFTLGQIEGLRNMTEIVSEVSEAGANAIVLHKGMVKGGHRKHGRDIGLIVHLSASTSMNPDPNDKVLVCTVEEAIALGADAVSIHINLGAPNESRMIESAGQVSKECNRWGMPLLIMIYPRGEGIDPTSPTALGHCVRVAEELGADLIKTNYTGDAASFRQITDACSVPVMVAGGEKGGDIETLTTIREAVAAGAAGVCMGRNAFQRDNPRQFIQAICRVVHDGTDPARALEMEG, encoded by the coding sequence ATGATAGGAAAAGAGATACGGCTTGAACGAATCATGAACCGGAATACGGGCAGATCGGTGATCATCCCCATGGATCACGGGTTTACGCTCGGGCAGATCGAAGGGCTCCGCAACATGACGGAGATCGTCTCCGAGGTCAGCGAAGCGGGTGCAAACGCCATCGTCCTGCATAAAGGGATGGTCAAGGGCGGCCACCGGAAGCACGGCCGGGATATCGGGCTCATCGTCCATCTCTCGGCAAGCACCTCGATGAACCCCGACCCGAACGACAAGGTGCTCGTCTGCACCGTCGAGGAGGCGATCGCTCTCGGTGCGGACGCGGTCTCGATCCATATCAATCTCGGTGCGCCGAACGAATCAAGGATGATCGAGTCCGCAGGGCAGGTCTCGAAAGAGTGCAACCGCTGGGGAATGCCGCTCCTCATCATGATCTACCCCCGCGGCGAAGGGATCGATCCGACTTCTCCGACGGCACTCGGCCACTGCGTCCGGGTGGCGGAGGAACTCGGTGCCGACCTCATCAAGACGAACTACACCGGGGATGCGGCGTCGTTCCGCCAGATCACGGATGCATGCTCGGTTCCCGTGATGGTCGCGGGAGGTGAGAAAGGCGGCGACATCGAGACACTGACGACCATCCGGGAGGCCGTGGCGGCAGGAGCCGCCGGTGTCTGCATGGGCAGGAACGCGTTCCAGCGCGATAATCCGCGCCAGTTCATTCAGGCGATCTGCCGGGTGGTGCACGACGGAACCGACCCTGCCCGGGCGCTGGAGATGGAAGGATGA
- a CDS encoding 2-amino-3,7-dideoxy-D-threo-hept-6-ulosonate synthase: protein MRGKEIRMERIMDRNTGKTIIVPMDHGVTVGPIPGLIDLGKTIDLVAGGGANVVIGHMGLALHGHRRHGRDVGLILHLSASTAVGPDPNDKVLVNTVTNALKMGADGVSVHINVGANSEARMLEDLGRVAIECMEWGMPLLAMMYPRGTKIGNEHDVEHVKLAARVAAELGADIVKTVYTGDPDSFREVTRGCPVPVVVAGGSKTDDMAILELIEGAMEGGAAGISIGRNAFQHPAPEKLMRAAALIVHEGKRADEAVEILRG from the coding sequence ATGAGAGGAAAAGAAATTCGCATGGAACGTATCATGGATCGTAATACCGGAAAGACCATCATCGTACCGATGGATCACGGTGTTACGGTTGGGCCAATCCCGGGGCTGATTGACCTCGGAAAGACCATCGACCTCGTGGCGGGGGGCGGGGCAAACGTGGTGATCGGGCATATGGGGCTTGCCCTGCACGGCCACCGGCGGCACGGCAGAGACGTCGGGCTCATCCTCCATCTCTCGGCGAGCACCGCCGTCGGGCCTGACCCGAACGATAAGGTGCTCGTCAATACCGTCACGAACGCACTTAAGATGGGAGCGGACGGTGTCTCGGTGCATATCAACGTCGGTGCGAACTCGGAAGCCCGCATGCTCGAAGACCTCGGGCGGGTGGCGATCGAGTGCATGGAGTGGGGGATGCCGCTGCTTGCGATGATGTACCCCCGCGGCACGAAGATCGGGAACGAGCACGACGTCGAACACGTCAAACTCGCCGCCCGGGTGGCGGCGGAGCTCGGCGCTGATATCGTCAAGACCGTCTACACCGGCGACCCCGACAGTTTCCGCGAGGTCACGCGGGGCTGCCCGGTTCCGGTGGTCGTCGCCGGCGGGTCCAAGACCGACGATATGGCCATCCTCGAACTGATCGAGGGGGCGATGGAAGGCGGCGCTGCCGGTATCTCCATCGGGAGGAACGCGTTCCAGCACCCCGCTCCGGAGAAGCTGATGCGGGCCGCGGCGCTCATTGTACACGAAGGAAAGCGGGCAGACGAAGCAGTTGAGATCCTGAGAGGGTGA
- the aroE gene encoding shikimate dehydrogenase, with protein MKIVLTGYRGTGKTAVGRRLAHRLGLPFADTDALIEEKAGIAIPEIFEQRGETAFRRIEREVIASLRNFNGVVSTGGGAVTDPANVAMLRRDGTVVLLTADPAVIEERIRGSDRPGLTVLPLRDEIREVLRERRLAYLSSADVCIDTGSCSVGETVEKLAALLTAVPAMPGGFSVPGDLMAVRERDPLTRICGIAGNPCSHSRSPALYNRLFEEYGLHYYYTRFEWPTVEPIVRLARALDVRGLSVTIPFKQDIIPFLDEVDADAAAIGAVNTVVQCGGRLHGFNTDWLGVKMPLEHRRGARAVVLGAGGAAAATVYALRDLDMAVTVLNRTRERARILAERFGCAWGGFDEFEGRDTDVVVNTTPVGMEDARRSPLPADRLERGMTVFDLVYTPPETKLIREARMMGCETIPGTEMFVHQAAAQFRLITGIAVDAACVREMMQ; from the coding sequence ATGAAGATCGTCCTGACCGGGTATCGGGGCACCGGGAAGACGGCCGTCGGACGGCGGCTTGCTCACCGCCTCGGCCTTCCGTTTGCCGATACCGATGCCCTGATCGAGGAGAAGGCGGGGATCGCTATCCCGGAGATCTTCGAGCAACGGGGCGAAACGGCGTTCCGGCGTATCGAGAGAGAGGTTATCGCGTCGCTCCGGAATTTCAACGGTGTCGTCAGCACCGGCGGAGGGGCGGTCACCGACCCGGCGAACGTGGCGATGCTCCGCAGGGACGGGACGGTTGTTCTGCTGACGGCCGATCCTGCAGTCATCGAGGAGCGTATCCGGGGCAGCGACCGGCCGGGGCTCACGGTGCTCCCGCTTCGGGATGAGATACGCGAGGTTCTCCGAGAGAGACGGCTCGCATACCTTTCAAGCGCTGATGTCTGCATCGATACCGGCTCATGCAGCGTCGGGGAGACTGTCGAGAAGCTTGCCGCCCTGCTCACCGCAGTGCCGGCGATGCCGGGCGGCTTCAGCGTTCCGGGGGACCTTATGGCGGTGCGAGAGCGCGACCCGCTCACCCGGATCTGCGGCATCGCCGGCAACCCCTGCTCGCACAGCAGGAGCCCCGCCCTCTACAACAGGCTCTTTGAGGAGTACGGGTTACATTACTACTATACGCGGTTCGAGTGGCCTACGGTAGAACCGATCGTCAGGCTCGCACGCGCCCTCGACGTCCGGGGGCTCTCCGTCACCATCCCGTTCAAGCAGGATATTATTCCGTTCCTCGATGAGGTCGACGCGGATGCCGCCGCAATCGGGGCGGTCAACACGGTTGTCCAGTGCGGCGGAAGGCTGCACGGATTCAACACCGACTGGCTCGGCGTGAAGATGCCGCTCGAGCACCGGCGGGGTGCGAGAGCGGTCGTGCTCGGTGCGGGAGGTGCGGCAGCGGCGACGGTCTACGCGCTCCGGGATCTCGACATGGCGGTGACCGTGCTGAACCGGACCCGCGAGCGAGCCCGGATTCTTGCGGAACGGTTCGGATGCGCGTGGGGCGGGTTCGACGAGTTCGAGGGGCGGGACACCGACGTCGTCGTCAACACGACCCCGGTCGGGATGGAAGATGCGAGGCGGAGCCCTCTTCCGGCAGACCGTCTCGAGCGGGGGATGACGGTCTTCGACCTCGTCTACACACCCCCCGAGACGAAGCTCATCCGGGAGGCGCGGATGATGGGCTGCGAGACTATCCCGGGCACCGAGATGTTCGTCCACCAGGCCGCAGCGCAGTTCCGCCTGATCACCGGCATCGCCGTTGACGCGGCGTGCGTGCGGGAGATGATGCAATGA
- a CDS encoding prephenate dehydratase, whose amino-acid sequence MTVLTLGPAGTFSHELALRLYGDDIELLPTIGKIIGAVASGESDGLVPIENSEAGGVGSTLRGLQDANVFIVEEAYMPIRHHFAARCDPGDLAVIYAHPQTHEQCSGFLDRLGVGIVHTSSNAASALAMLEREDAGAVVSLSAAEIYRLPVLRRDVQNSSENVTRFVRISATPRDDAGCTRCSILVDPAANRAGLLHDLLGVFASRSINLTRIESRPSRRGMGQYVFFIDFDLAPGWEEAREDLRRMTVVKELGCYTRREVPAWT is encoded by the coding sequence ATGACCGTTCTAACGCTCGGCCCTGCCGGAACCTTCAGCCACGAACTTGCCCTCCGGCTCTACGGCGACGATATCGAGCTGCTCCCTACGATCGGAAAGATCATCGGGGCGGTCGCCTCCGGAGAGTCGGACGGCCTCGTGCCGATCGAGAACAGCGAAGCGGGCGGTGTCGGGTCGACCCTCAGGGGGCTTCAGGATGCCAACGTCTTCATCGTCGAGGAAGCGTACATGCCGATCCGCCACCATTTTGCAGCCCGATGCGATCCCGGCGACCTTGCTGTGATCTACGCCCACCCCCAGACGCACGAGCAGTGCAGCGGTTTCCTCGACCGGCTCGGGGTCGGGATCGTGCATACCAGCAGCAACGCGGCGAGTGCGCTTGCCATGCTCGAGCGTGAGGATGCGGGAGCCGTTGTCTCCTTGAGCGCCGCAGAGATCTACCGGCTCCCGGTTCTGCGGCGGGATGTGCAGAACAGCAGCGAGAACGTCACCCGGTTCGTCCGGATATCGGCGACGCCGCGGGACGACGCAGGCTGCACGAGATGCAGCATCCTCGTCGACCCGGCTGCGAACCGGGCCGGCCTGCTCCATGACCTTCTCGGGGTCTTTGCCTCCCGCTCTATCAACTTAACGAGGATCGAGTCGCGCCCCTCCCGGCGGGGGATGGGGCAGTATGTCTTCTTCATCGATTTCGATCTCGCACCCGGGTGGGAGGAGGCGAGGGAAGACCTCAGAAGGATGACCGTGGTCAAAGAGCTCGGCTGCTACACCCGAAGGGAGGTGCCGGCATGGACGTAA
- a CDS encoding prephenate dehydrogenase/arogenate dehydrogenase family protein — MRSERMLAGIIGGTGKMGRFFASVFAAAGWDVIVSGPETPLSNREVAERADAVMVAVPIRRTIEVIGEVAPVLTEEQILCDITSLKVEPVRAMLATKAAVVGLHPMFGPGAESLRNQTIIVTPARCGGAALDRLLGVFREQGAVLTFATPEEHDRMMAVIQGLTHFATLCAADTIRRTGVDVEESLAFTSPIYRIQMGLIGRLLAQDADLYGDMLRENPAVPEVLAAFEDAVKHLRTIVEAGDPAAFREFFAKNTDHYASYGKTATEETDDLIRYMVTR; from the coding sequence TTGAGAAGTGAGCGCATGCTGGCAGGGATCATCGGCGGCACCGGGAAGATGGGACGGTTCTTCGCGTCCGTCTTTGCTGCCGCCGGATGGGACGTCATTGTATCGGGACCGGAAACGCCGCTTTCGAACCGCGAAGTGGCGGAGAGAGCGGACGCGGTCATGGTCGCGGTTCCGATAAGAAGGACGATAGAGGTTATCGGCGAGGTTGCCCCGGTGCTTACGGAGGAGCAGATCCTCTGCGACATCACCTCGCTGAAGGTGGAGCCCGTCCGCGCGATGCTCGCCACGAAAGCCGCTGTCGTGGGACTGCACCCGATGTTCGGACCCGGTGCGGAGTCGCTCCGAAACCAGACGATCATCGTCACTCCCGCACGGTGCGGCGGGGCGGCGCTCGACCGCCTGCTCGGCGTCTTCCGCGAGCAGGGAGCGGTACTGACATTCGCGACGCCCGAGGAGCATGACCGGATGATGGCGGTCATCCAGGGGCTGACGCACTTTGCAACCCTCTGTGCGGCCGATACGATCCGGCGTACCGGGGTGGACGTTGAGGAGTCGCTTGCGTTCACAAGCCCGATCTACCGGATCCAGATGGGTCTGATCGGGCGGCTGCTCGCCCAGGACGCCGACCTCTACGGCGATATGCTCCGGGAAAATCCGGCCGTGCCCGAGGTACTGGCAGCGTTCGAGGATGCCGTAAAGCATCTCCGCACCATCGTGGAAGCGGGCGATCCTGCTGCCTTCCGTGAGTTCTTCGCGAAGAACACCGATCACTACGCCTCCTATGGGAAAACCGCCACGGAAGAGACCGACGATCTTATCAGGTATATGGTGACGCGATGA